In Pagrus major chromosome 23, Pma_NU_1.0, the genomic window ATTAAGGATTGGGTCTCTAATAAAATGGGATGGCAATGCTTCGGAAAATTATGAGATCCTGCTCTTGTTGCCAACATTATCTTAGCATTATTGCATTGTTACCATATTACTTTCTTGATGTCAAATGTATCAATATGCTGTActtttatacatacatataaacaaagacaatttataataaaacagcagaaactTGTGTGCTCTGAGCTGCTTGATGCATCTTGACTTCTCCCGTCATAAAACAGCGACGATTACAAATACACCTACAAAACATCTATCCAAACAGAAAACTCTTACAGTTAAGGCAACCTCAGAAAAATTTGGCCAAAGGAAAAACAGTTTCATAGGCAGTTTATCGAGAATTTACAATTGCTATACAAATATAGACACCACAAAACAATCCAGAAAGAACCACAGGTAATAAAAAGCCAGCTAGCAGTGGAATCTGGACACTTCCACTCTTGATTAGAAATACTCTCTGGAGTGTCATATTGTttcagatttatattttatacaaaaaaaacctcttcaGCCATAaatttacaaacacaaatagatGAAAAATTGGACATGGTCTGCCCTGAGCTGAGTGAAAGGACTCACACTGTCCATGCTGCTTGCAGACGCATTTGACtgtacaaaaaatgtgtgtaaagaAACTTGAGAAACTGGTTGCAGCAAATAGAAAATCTCTTGGTGGCATGTTTAAAAGTTATATTCAGCGTTTAATAAAAAATAGCTGCCTTTATAAAATAACTTACAAAGATGCTGCAAGATAACTACttcttatgtaaaaaaaaaagctttctgtCAAGTGCAAAAGAAATTAGATGTAGTCTGCATTATCATTGTTGAAAAGAAACATCATTGAAACAAATCTTCATCACCCAGAGTTGTCACACTGTAACAGATGTGAAAAACTGAAGATATTCCAAAAAATGCTATGATTCTGTACAGATGTTTGAATAAAGGATATCAACTTCTGCCTTTATACAGTTTCACTTATCACACAGAAAATGACCGGAAGAATAACGGACGGCAGAGGTTTCAGTGcagtaatgacagtaaaataaaaaaaggagacTTAACGTATAATGCATTTAACCACTATGTTTATATCCAACTTCTATAACGCAATACATTTTTGGTGCTATGATGTCTTGTTCTTCAACTTGCAGGCTACAAATACAACAGAATGAAAATGCAATTCTTCAATAACGACGTGTCACCACAACAATTACACACCAATTGTGCAGACCGAAAACAGAGCTGAGGGACTGCTGAAAACATatagtcaacaaacagcattatcttgtgcagtgttgttgttgttgttgttgttgttttaaatgctgCCAAACAATCAACATTAGAGAGGCACCTGTCAACTGTCTTTCTGATCATCTATCAACCACAAATTCAGCTGATCCAGCTTGGCACAGAGAAGCGAGTCCACATCCTGCACACTGAGGGACGGTTCGTCTTTAGGGAAGCCTCCGCGTCTCGTCCTGGAAGATGAAATACCTGCCTTTCCAACACCAACAAGTGGCTTCTTTGGTCTTCTGGCCTCACCAACCTCAAGGAACTCCAAGAATCGCTTGATGCGCCTCTGGCCAAACCAGGACTCAGAACCATTCTTGCGATTTAGAGCCACCTCAAATATGGTCTCCAGCCGGCTGAAACATGAGTAAGAAAGTCTGGTCAATGAGCAAGTTCAGTAAGTTAAGTCATTGTAATATGATGAAAAACGTTTTTCATTCCCAATGCAGAGTACAGAACCCTAAATATCAGTTTCATCTAGGGCCACCCTCTGGTCAAACTTAGCTTTATAGCTTAGCTTCAGAAAAGAATAATTatctttacaaaataaaactaactgTGGAAGTGATAAACCAGCTTTAGGAACCTTacagaatacaaaaaaataacGATTACATTTTTTGGGAAAACGTTTTGTTTTCGCTTCCTCAATTCAGAGTTTGCTGACAGATGGCAAAAGTattgtttatttcctgttaGTGTAAAATGGTTAATGGTTTTTGATGCCTTGCTGTATACTGTCTGCAAATCAGGATACTATAAAAGATTAAGTACATACAGGCCTTCATTTTTCATCCATCCAACGTTGTTGTTTCTTGGTGTGTATTAAACGTTACAGCGTCACAGGGTTGCTAGTATAGCGAGGCTGCACCCCCACCCCtttatgttgatattttttgtgttgcaaTCTCATACATTCGcacatatttatattaaattacATACTTTTAAAGAACGtattaaatgtctttattttgaagaaaCAGACGGCTCTGGCCTATACTACATATGTCCAGGAACGCAGCATAGAGCCACAGATAAAGTTGGATTTACTGTTCCAAAGTCTAAAGTGAAAAAGGTGGTGAGGCTGCAGTTTATGTTGTCagactgtatttatattttttaacaacTCGTGACTTTATGAAATGGCTAGTGTGTGCGTTTTTGTGCTAATAGGCACCATAACATTAACAGTGAGTGTTGAAATGATGATCTTACCTTTCAGGTGGTTTGCTGAAATTCTTATTGGTGTATATTTCTTCCAAACTAAACTCCTTCTTTTTTAACCTGTGATGTAACATGGcgggggaaaaaacacagttgCAATCAGTGTGAATATTGATCAGAGAGTGTTCAATAAAATGACAGACATGTATTGACAATGACATACATTCACATTCAATGGTAGAGCAGTGTGACCCAATAGGACATGTCCTACTTATAAATGCTCCGAGTGTTGCACTTGTTTGATTTAGTTACAAATGATTAAATTTGACCTTGTGTATTTTAATAATCAGCACAGAAGCTGTCTTTTTTAACTTAAAGGCAGCACCTATAAAGACTGTTAAGACCTTTGCTTTTGACCCAATGTTTGGTAATCCGCCATAGAGAGCCGCGAGATAACACTCGCTACAAAATTGTTGCTTAAGATTTTCCTTTGAACTTGCTACATGTGTTACTACTATTCACCTTGTAGGAGAATTTTGTCAGATTACtctaaataattattatttctttaagcATTATGGCAACAAAGAAATTGTGATAGTTCTGCCCAACCCCAACACACCCCTTGGAGGGGTAGGGTGaagtgttagggctacatggccctccaaacgGTTTTACAAATGCAAACTTTAAACTGAAAGTTATGAGAACTCTCTctttcaatgtattatggtccttttctatataacaagcataaaacaatcactACTAGTTTGCTGAAGTCTcagtagctaactagctagctagccaaaGTTACATTGATATTTCTGAGAGCGTCACACATAATGTTGCCAAGGTCTAGAATGAACTTGCATGTTCACATACGTATATAAGGGTATTTACCTGATGGGTTTGGGCAGGCCCATGGGTGTCAGGTTGTTCTGAGGTTTGGGTAAAGTTTTCCGAATTCTAATAGACGACACCTTCCCTCGTTCCTCATGCTTTTGCACCACCTGTGATGACGAAAAAAGAGGAATTGCAACCTGTATCACTCAAAGCTTAACAAAATATAGTTGACAAAAGTATAGTTAAAAAGAGCAACCAGTGTCATATCTTCAGTAAGAGCTGTGACAATGTGGTCCAGACTGatgtataatataaaacatgGCAGAAATATGCATCAATTTCTGAATGAAAATCTATTAATTTTAGAgattaaaagagagagaaagacagggaaAATCTCTTATACGAAATCTGTGATGCAGTgcaatttcaattttttaaacattttgtggCATTTCAAATGTCAATGTCGTTTTGATTTCTTTCGTTCCACTAAGATGAATACCCAGTATATAATTTTGATTATTGAGTCTGACCTAATTGATATAAATGTCGTGGAAAATTATAGTGAACACCACtcaatataataaaatacaattcaaaAGGTGACTACAGCCACCAAATGACCATAAAGTAAAGCACCTCTCAAACACTTTCAACATAAACTGAGTAAAATCCTTTATGGCTTATTTTGCTAGAATAATAGACCAAAAATCCAAGGGAGTCAATATAAAATGATGCACGTAACAATGTGTTATTACACCTGTATACCTTGATTTCAGAATCGGACAAAGCCTTTTCCTCTCTCAACACTACATCTTCAAACTCCTGGCTGGATGAGCTAGTGTTCtcgccatcatcttcctcttcacTCTGTTGCCTTCTCTCAATCTCACACTCCAAGGGAAGCCCACTGCAAAGAAACCAAGTAAGAAAATGCAGCAGCACAGCGATAAAAACATTTGAGTATCATTGGAATTATCATAATATACAGTACGTTATCATAGCCTTTTAAAAAAGCGTATCACCTGCTACTAGAGTCAAAGGTAGCACTCGAGGACTCAGTTCTTTGGAGGAATCCTGAAAGGCGCCATGGGGAGGTGCTCAATGGGTATATcgaagaagaggaggtgggAGAGGGAACATGACTGGAAGTGCTGGGGCTGGCAGGACCTCTGCTGTCAGCTTTCTTAGAAAGGAAAGCGAGGGGGCTCGAAAGGAAACAGGAGGCAAGTGCTGTAAGGGAAGTGCTGGGAGACATTGCAAGACTAGGAGACAAGTTGTGGCTGGTGCTGTCACACGGGAAAGATCTTCTGGATGGATACACCTCCTTACGAAGGCAGAGAGGGGCAATCTCCCTCTCCACTTCAATACTGCAGACTGTATGTCGACGAGTCCGACGTAGGGATTTGGAGGAATGATGGACAGGAGTGTGTGACTGATGCTGGTGTGATGTGTGAATCCGGCTGTGATGTGGTGAATGAACAGAAGTCATCCAGGGCAGGTCAAGGGGACGGAGTGAGGGGATCTCTGGGCAAGAGTAGCTGCGTAACAGAGGCCTTGATGAGCCATTGTCTGATGAGCGAGCACCCGATGTAGCCAGGTCTACATCATCCATAGTGATGGACTTTGTCGCCTCTTCACCGTTGTGTGTCCTATGCAAACCCATGAATCTTCTCCTTTGGTTACCTGCCCTCCTTGGTTTAGTGTTAACCCTTCTTGCACTAGATCTTAGCCTACAGACACGGATGCTTCTGTGGGGACTGGTTTCAGCATCAGTGGGAGATGCCTCATCTGCCACAGAAGCAGTAcccttttctttctcatccTTGAAATGCTTAATGTCGGTATTTAATTGTACATAACAGTCTAAATGAAGTTGGGAGGGCGAAGGACCAGGTTGGTGATTATTTTCAAGAGGTGTCATTTCAAAATACACAGGGTCCATTGAGTTTTCACCTTTGCCTTCTTGTGACTGGTTTTCTTTGGTTTTCAAATGAAGGTTAAGGATACATTGCTTTGTCTCTTGACTCCCACTTGATGCAGATGATTTAACAGCACCTCTTAAACCCTTTCTGAGTCTCTTGGATGGCTGGTCCAGCTGTGTTTTCCCGCTCTCTTCTTTTTCAACATGCTGGGAGGTATTATAATCTGCGGTTGTGACTTCTACTGGCTCCATTTGTAGTGCCGATGAGGTAGGAACCACAGTGCTGTCTGATTCTGAGGTTAAACTAGCTTGAATTGGCGATTTCCGTTTGACTGGTTTCTTGTTTGTATCCTTGCACTTTCTGGTGCTCTGGAGCGGCTTTATATTAGGACGGACTAGGACTTCTGATAACGGTTCCTGCTCGGCTTGTTTTGTAGAGGTGATTGCAATGGTGGTTTCCAGATCCATACTGTTATCAATGTTTACATCAGGTTTACCAAGAcctgtttttgtcttcagtctTTTGCATGAAACACTGGGCGTCACCTTGCTGCCTTTTTGGTTGTCTTCAGACACACAGCTGCTTTTATCCAGCGAGCAAAGCAACATTGCATCAGAGGAACTTTCAGTCTGTGTATTTAACACTTCTTCATTTATCGTACCAAGCATTTCTACCACACCTTTTCCTTTCTTATTTGCTCTAGTTGAGACAGCCTGTCTTCTTCTGTCAGGTCTCAGTGTTTCTTCCCCATCTACATTGGTATTTGTCAACACAACTTGCTTTCTTGGTGATCTTCGCCCTCTTAATACACCACTATCTGAAGCCACATTTGATAACTCTCGTTTTTTTGCTTCTTTAGTATATATCCCTATATCCCCTGTCaatcttttccttttcacaCACTCTTGGGACTGACAGTCTTCTTTCAGCTCCCTCTTTGCTTTCCCAAGACCTGCAGCTGAAAAAGTTTCAAGGTTTAGGAGACACCCAAGCTGCTGAGTATCCAAAGTTGGTTTCAGTGTCCTTCCATTAGTGCTGACATTTAAGTTATTGCGGAGGCTTTGGCGAACCAAGTGGAATCCgtccattttcttttcatcatcatcatcatcatcatcaggctgaggacagtcagtgtcAGGCTGATTATAACGGACTGAGGACGATGACAGTGTTGTCTGGAAAGAAACCTGATCCTCAATAACCTCTGCCTCAGACTCTTCCTTTTTGACTTCAGATGTTAAGGTCTTAGAGGTAACCTTCCTTCTATTTCCTAAACATTTCCTCGGCAGTGGTTTGAGCCGGCCAGCCGGTTTGCTTTTCTGCTCCTTGTTAACACTGGATATCTTTGAGGTGGTTTTGTGTGAGGCACTTACATTGACAGAGGGCTGTAACTGCAAGGAGGACGTACAAACGGACCCAGCAGATTCTGAAACGTCCTCAGAAACAGTGCAGGGTAAAGGACTGTGTTGTGAAGGCACAGAATCAGGTAAGTCTTTGTCCTTCGAAGTTAATGCATATTTAACTGCCTGCTCAGAGCTGTGTGTTGATAAGTCCATGTCAAACGATAATTTTTTAGAATATTTAATAGCAacagtttttgcattttgtgcaTCTTCTACTCCGCTGAGCCTCTGCTGATTAGCTTTAGCGTCCTCATTCCCATTCTCACTTTGTGCTTCTGGATGAAACATATCACTTGGCTCTGAGGGTTCAACATCAGATGTTCCATCAGTCTGTAGCTCGCACTCATCGAGTATGTCTGGACGGTCCATGGATGGTGGAGGACTGTTAGCTTTGAAGAGTTTAACAGGACTCATGACTATCTCTGTAAAACTGGCCATCTTTGACTTGAACGACTGAAACAAGGGTCCAATCACCCATCCCTTCGAGGCAGATGCAGATGAGTGTACAATAGGTAATCCCACACATGTATCCATGTCAGATTTAGTGGTGTCAAGATTCTCTGTGGTATTGTCAGAAAACTGCTCAACTACATTTTCTGCAACGGAGAcattcattttctccctctggCTTTTCTGGTCTTCTTGCCTGCAATAATGGAAAATGGgaatttttttcaataaatggTGTCAATACAAGATCTTTTACTTGGCATCCTACCACTCACTAGTTCCCtgttcataaaaaaacataataactGGGAACATCTTTGCCCCTCTGGTTTGGTACTGTAGGTCATATGGAAAATATGCGAATCATCACAGACTTTGAACACAGTTACTTATAGACATGACTTTTctttacatacattttcttctttacCTTTAttccaaaattaaaaaaaatgttttttaaagcttttaaaataattagTAAAAATTTTCTCATGGCTAAAAAGAATGTGTGAGCATATGTTTTTTACCAGATAAGTAATATATCTAAGTAAACAcatataaatgaaatgatttttaTGCATACCCAATTAGAGAAGCATTTGTTATAACACTTACCTATTCTCGCACTCTGCTGCAAAGCTAAAATCAAAGCCATCCTGCAAAgtgaatacaaaaacatttttaagctCTTTTAAGAAGATTGGGCATTGTTTGGATTAATGAGAAGTTTATATATTAAAACTCAATTCAAATTGAACAAATCCCCTCATAATTTAAGTGCTGATTTTCTATACTACAATTTTGCACGACAAGGGAAACCTAGGACAATAAACACGCATTCGCTCTGTAATGTCTGCGGGTTATGCATTAGTGGGTCACATTAAGACACTCGATTGCTTGTCTGTGTCAGAGGCAGCAGACCGTGAAGGAGGATTAAATCACTCAATTAACCCTCACACCCCGTTCACTATACAGGTCTTCAGtgtttacatacagtacagccGCTGTACAGATTACACACTGAAAGCTTTACAACATGAAAAATACCATCAAGGGCATGCAGACAGACTGTAAGACAGAGATTTAGGGAGGGGTGAGTGGGAAACTCTCAAGCAAGAAACGATAAAACTGACCTGGTTTTGTTTCTCATGTCCATGTGTGCTTTCAACTCTTGCCTGCTTGGGCTGTGACGCCTGTACCTACAAATCAGAGAGATGAACGTTTGCTGCATGAGTAATGACTCATTTAATTACCCAAGAGTCtctaaaaaaagatttttgtaaGTTAAACTCATACCATGCTTGCACTTGCCCCTTCTCTCTTTGAGGGGGACGGATTCTGTCTGGATGGTTTCTGAGCTGCTCCGCTGTCTGTGTTGCCCTGCTTTTTAGGAGTTTGCGTTCTGATCCCTTGAATGCGATCACTCCTTCTGTGTCCAGATATTCCATCATTTGCACAgctatgaataaaaaaaatcagcacatGTAGCCATTATGCAGTACTTTAAGTCTCAGAGTTGCACAAGGCACCAGCATCTGTATTAGGCACATTTTTTGGCCATGATTCCAAACAGAGTCCTTCCCCAACGGGTACCTTCTTGTACAGAGTGATCAATACTTCAGCCTGATTTATAGCAGGCCGCTTGGAACTTTTGACTAGTGCCGCCTcacaaaaataacatattttcttgagaaaaaaagtatTGCTCTACACTTTCCATTCAATTTGTACGCTTAATGTGATCGGGTAGTCCAGTTGCTGGAGGGACTCTGGTTACCAAGGACTGTAACCTGTCGCCGAAGCGGAGTTCTGAAATTTCTGATTCAAAACTGTATTGTTAATAAGCTTAAATTATTGATGATATAGATTTGGGctacacacatttcatttagGACGTGCAATGTCAAGTAAGGTATATGAACTCAAACATGTCTTGGTATAACTTTTTTGCTAATACAAAAGGGAAACTCACAGTTCTCATTTTCAGTGACTAATCTACAAGGGAAGTTTGTCTTATATAACATTATTCTATCCGATTTATGGGTTCTTGGATACAAGGGAGTTCATTGCTTGTCAGTGAAATGCAGGCACTTCCCACTGATCACAATAATTCCTGATTAATTGATCAAACAGGCCTACTTTAATTTTTTAGACAAAATCCTGACAAAATTACCACAATCATTTTATAATGATTACTTCCAAGTAGAGCTATTCAAGTTATCTGGTGAAAACTACTGTAGTTTTTCATATGGCAATATATACATGTTGTGGtatataaaaccaaaacatcacAATGTCAGTTTTTCCAATACCATGCAGCCCTAAAATGGACGACAAAAATGTAATTCCTGAAattgatgtgaaaacatcagctAAAGAGAAGactgaaatacaaaaacactcaGTCCACTCATAAACATTTTTTGGCTGGGTACAGACACCATCTTCAGAGAGCAAACTAACCAGACAACCACCAAGTGGCATTTCTAATCTGCCATTAAGTTACAAACAGAATTACCATTAATGTTTGACCATGTTTTTTCAGAACAATTGTCGACATTTCAGGCAACATAGTTTGTGCTTCTCATCTCCACTGGTGACTGAAGACATGCTAAGACAATCGTTTATAGTCTATCAGGAAGG contains:
- the prr14 gene encoding uncharacterized protein prr14 is translated as MLTYSSDPLPQIVCPMDEDAIPPNRFCSAPPHSEPPPPLLPLSSITPSCANDGISGHRRSDRIQGIRTQTPKKQGNTDSGAAQKPSRQNPSPSKREGASASMVQASQPKQARVESTHGHEKQNQDGFDFSFAAECENRQEDQKSQREKMNVSVAENVVEQFSDNTTENLDTTKSDMDTCVGLPIVHSSASASKGWVIGPLFQSFKSKMASFTEIVMSPVKLFKANSPPPSMDRPDILDECELQTDGTSDVEPSEPSDMFHPEAQSENGNEDAKANQQRLSGVEDAQNAKTVAIKYSKKLSFDMDLSTHSSEQAVKYALTSKDKDLPDSVPSQHSPLPCTVSEDVSESAGSVCTSSLQLQPSVNVSASHKTTSKISSVNKEQKSKPAGRLKPLPRKCLGNRRKVTSKTLTSEVKKEESEAEVIEDQVSFQTTLSSSSVRYNQPDTDCPQPDDDDDDDEKKMDGFHLVRQSLRNNLNVSTNGRTLKPTLDTQQLGCLLNLETFSAAGLGKAKRELKEDCQSQECVKRKRLTGDIGIYTKEAKKRELSNVASDSGVLRGRRSPRKQVVLTNTNVDGEETLRPDRRRQAVSTRANKKGKGVVEMLGTINEEVLNTQTESSSDAMLLCSLDKSSCVSEDNQKGSKVTPSVSCKRLKTKTGLGKPDVNIDNSMDLETTIAITSTKQAEQEPLSEVLVRPNIKPLQSTRKCKDTNKKPVKRKSPIQASLTSESDSTVVPTSSALQMEPVEVTTADYNTSQHVEKEESGKTQLDQPSKRLRKGLRGAVKSSASSGSQETKQCILNLHLKTKENQSQEGKGENSMDPVYFEMTPLENNHQPGPSPSQLHLDCYVQLNTDIKHFKDEKEKGTASVADEASPTDAETSPHRSIRVCRLRSSARRVNTKPRRAGNQRRRFMGLHRTHNGEEATKSITMDDVDLATSGARSSDNGSSRPLLRSYSCPEIPSLRPLDLPWMTSVHSPHHSRIHTSHQHQSHTPVHHSSKSLRRTRRHTVCSIEVEREIAPLCLRKEVYPSRRSFPCDSTSHNLSPSLAMSPSTSLTALASCFLSSPLAFLSKKADSRGPASPSTSSHVPSPTSSSSIYPLSTSPWRLSGFLQRTESSSATFDSSSSGLPLECEIERRQQSEEEDDGENTSSSSQEFEDVVLREEKALSDSEIKVVQKHEERGKVSSIRIRKTLPKPQNNLTPMGLPKPIRLKKKEFSLEEIYTNKNFSKPPESRLETIFEVALNRKNGSESWFGQRRIKRFLEFLEVGEARRPKKPLVGVGKAGISSSRTRRGGFPKDEPSLSVQDVDSLLCAKLDQLNLWLIDDQKDS